One part of the Denticeps clupeoides chromosome 8, fDenClu1.1, whole genome shotgun sequence genome encodes these proteins:
- the hkdc1 gene encoding hexokinase HKDC1, whose amino-acid sequence MFAVHLLSFYFSKLQEDQIKKVDRFLYAMRLSDDQLVDVSTRFRVEMEKGLSCESNATAAVKMLPTHVRSTPDGSEKGEFLALDLGGSRFKVLQVKVSENGKRKVEMESETYPIPDEIFNGRGTDLFSHVAECLKDFMEKKNMNQKKKPLGFTFSFPCAQSKLDEGVLLSWSKNFKSRGVQGTNVVHSLRQAIRRVGDIDVDVLALVNDTVGTMMTCGYDDHHCEVGVIVGTGTNACYMEEMRHIDLVEGDEGRMCINTEWGAFGDDGTLDDFVTSFDKEIDAASINPGKQLFEKMVSGMYMGELVRLILLKMAKKGLLFGGMVSDALRTKGKLQTKHICSIEEYKNGLSNTKGILTELGLRPSDDDCIAVQHVCTIVSFRSANLCAAALAAILTRIRENRKVKTLRTTVGVDGTVYRTHPQYSKRLHKVVRRLVPDCHVRFVLSESGSGKGAAMVTAVAQRLLSQRKQVDDTLAHFSLNRDQLRVVRDKMRVELERGLRKDSHSSASVKMLPAFVFQTPDGTERGKYLALDLGGTNFRVLVVKIRSGIRKSVRMYNKIYAIPHEIMQGTGEELFDHIVHCISDFLDYMGMKNTRLPLGFTFSFPCRQTGIDKGSLVSWTKGFKATDCEDHDVVDMLRDAIKRRNEFDLDIVAVVNDTVGTMMTCAYEDSKCEIGLIAGTGSNVCYMEDMRNIETVEGDEGQMCVNTEWGGFGENGCIEDIRTKFDREVDEGSLNSGKQRFEKMTSGMYLGEIVRQILIDLTKRGLLFRGRITEPLKTRGIFETKFLSQIESDRLALLQVRCILQQLGLDSTCDDSIIVKEVCGAVSHRAAQLCGAGMAAIVEKIRENRGLEHLEITVGVDGTLYKLHPHFSRVLKDTVRDLAPKCTVSFVLSEDGSGKGAALITAVARRYCGGAQQQVN is encoded by the exons ATGTTTGCGGTTCACTTGCTCTCGTTTTACTTTTCAAAGCTACAGGAGGACCAGATCAAAAAG GTGGACAGGTTTTTGTACGCAATGCGTCTCTCCGATGACCAGCTGGTGGACGTTTCAACCCGTTTCCGTGTGGAGATGGAGAAGGGCTTGTCCTGCGAGAGTAATGCCACAGCTGCTGTGAAGATGCTGCCCACCCACGTGCGATCCACTCCAGACGGCTCAG AAAAAGGGGAGTTCCTGGCACTCGACCTGGGGGGATCCAGATTTAAAGTACTTCAGGTGAAGGTGTCTGAGAATGGGAAGAGGAAGGTGGAGATGGAGAGCGAGACCTACCCTATTCCAGACGAGATCTTCAACGGTAGAGGAACAGAT CTTTTCAGTCATGTTGCAGAATGCCTGAAAgatttcatggaaaaaaagaacatgaaccagaagaagaagCCCCTTGGCTTTACTTTCTCTTTCCCATGTGCTCAGTCCAAGCTGGATGAG GGTGTGTTGCTTTCTTGGTCAAAGAACTTCAAATCCAGAGGCGTCCAGGGCACAAATGTGGTCCATTCCTTAAGACAGGCCATCAGGAGAGTGGGG GATATTGATGTGGACGTCCTGGCCCTTGTCAATGACACTGTTGGCACCATGATGACTTGCGGCTATGATGACCATCACTGTGAAGTTGGTGTCATCGTAG GCACAGGCACCAATGCCTGCTACATGGAGGAGATGAGACACATTGACCTGGTGGAGGGGGATGAAGGCAGGATGTGCATCAACACAGAATGGGGAGCCTTCGGCGACGACGGGACGCTCGATGACTTTGTCACTAGTTTTGACAAGGAGATTGACGCTGCTTCCATCAACCCTGGGAAGCAACT GTTTGAGAAGATGGTGAGCGGGATGTATATGGGGGAGCTGGTGAGACTCATCCTGCTGAAAATGGCCAAAAAGGGCTTGTTGTTTGGAGGCATGGTGTCTGACGCTCTGAGAACTAAAGGAAAACTTCAGACCAAGCACATCTGCTCAATTGAAGA GTATAAGAACGGACTGAGTAATACAAAGGGGATTCTGACTGAACTGGGGCTGCGGCCTTCAGACGATGACTGCATCGCCGTCCAGCACGTCTGCACCATCGTGTCCTTCAGGTCGGCCAACCTCTGCGCAGCCGCCTTGGCAGCCATCCTCACGCGCATCCGGGAAAACAGGAAGGTGAAGACTCTGAGGACGACAGTAGGAGTGGACGGAACTGTCTACAGGACACATCCACA GTATTCTAAGAGGCTCCATAAGGTGGTTCGCCGCCTGGTGCCCGACTGCCACGTCCGCTTCGTGCTGTCGGAGAGTGGCAGCGGTAAAGGTGCGGCCATGGTGACGGCGGTGGCACAGCGGCTCCTGTCTCAGCGGAAACAGGTCGACGACACGCTGGCCCACTTCAGCCTGAACCGGGATCAGCTTCGGGTGGTGCGTGACAAGATGAGGGTGGAGCTGGAGAGGGGGCTGAGGAAGGACTCACACAGCTCCGCCTCCGTCAAAATGCTGCCTGCCTTTGTGTTTCAGACCCCAGATGGAACAG AGAGAGGAAAGTACCTGGCTTTAGACCTTGGGGGGACCAACTTCCGGGTGTTGGTAGTCAAGATCAGGAGTGGCATTCGGAAGTCTGTGCGCATGTACAACAAGATCTATGCCATCCCACACGAGATAATGCAGGGCACTGGTGAAGAG CTGTTTGATCATATTGTTCACTGTATCTCGGATTTCCTGGACTATATGGGGATGAAAAACACTCGTCTGCCCCTCGGATTTACCTTTTCTTTCCCCTGCAGACAGACTGGAATTGATAAG GGAAGTTTGGTTAGCTGGACCAAGGGTTTCAAAGCAACAGATTGTGAGGACCATGATGTTGTGGACATGCTGAGAGATGCCATCAAACGTCGAAAT GAATTTGATCTGGACATTGTTGCTGTGGTGAACGACACTGTCGGCACAATGATGACATGTGCATATGAAGATTCGAAATGTGAGATCGGGCTCATTGCTG GGACAGGCAGTAACGTGTGCTACATGGAGGACATGCGGAATATTGAGACAGTGGAAGGAGATGAAGGACAGATGTGTGTGAATACAGAGTGGGGTGGATTTGGAGAGAATGGCTGCATTGAGGACATCAGGACCAAGTTTGATAGGGAAGTGGATGAGGGATCACTGAACAGTGGAAAACAACG GTTTGAGAAGATGACCAGTGGCATGTACCTAGGGGAGATTGTTCGGCAGATTCTCATTGACTTGACAAAACGGGGACTGCTCTTCCGTGGCCGCATCACTGAGCCTTTGAAGACAAGGGGCATCTTTGAGACCAAGTTCCTCTCACAGATTGAGAG TGACCGGCTGGCCTTACTGCAGGTCCGGTGCATCCTGCAGCAACTGGGCCTGGACAGCACGTGTGACGACAGCATCATAGTGAAGGAGGTGTGTGGCGCTGTGTCTCATCGTGCTGCCCAGCTCTGTGGAGCCGGAATGGCCGCCATTGTGGAAAAGATCCGAGAGAACCGGGGACTGGAGCACCTGGAAATCACAGTGGGCGTGGACGGGACTCTGTACAAGCTCCACCCACA CTTCTCCAGGGTTCTGAAGGACACTGTCAGAGATCTGGCTCCCAAGTGCACGGTGAGCTTCGTCCTGTCGGAGGATGGCAGCGGGAAAGGGGCGGCGCTCATCACTGCAGTGGCCCGCCGCTACTGTGGCGGGGCACAGCAACAAGTTAACTGA